From a region of the Gossypium raimondii isolate GPD5lz chromosome 10, ASM2569854v1, whole genome shotgun sequence genome:
- the LOC105778566 gene encoding non-specific lipid-transfer protein 6 yields MARSMSLKLSCVVVLCLLVDAPLAQGAISCDQVKSSLLPCVGYVRGNNARPAPPNCCKGIRSLKSAARIRLDRQAACKCIKSLAADISDINYGVAAGLPGQCNVHIPYKISPSIDCKRVK; encoded by the exons ATGGCTAGGTCAATGTCTCTTAAGCTTTCATGTGTAGTGGTGTTGTGCTTGTTGGTGGATGCACCCCTGGCTCAAGGGGCCATAAGCTGTGATCAAGTCAAATCCTCCCTCCTACCCTGCGTTGGTTACGTGAGAGGTAATAATGCTCGTCCTGCTCCCCCAAATTGCTGTAAAGGCATCAGATCTCTCAAATCTGCCGCCCGAATAAGACTAGATCGGCAAGCAGCTTGTAAATGCATCAAAAGTCTGGCCGCCGACATTTCTGACATCAACTATGGCGTTGCAGCCGGACTCCCAGGCCAGTGCAACGTCCACATCCCTTACAAGATCAGCCCTAGCATTGACTGCAAAAG AGTCAAGTGA